A single genomic interval of Streptomyces sp. NBC_00663 harbors:
- a CDS encoding amino-acid N-acetyltransferase produces the protein MSAESASARSPEVSAKAITVRRARTSDVQAVRSLLDEYVQRRILLDKATVTLYEDIQEFWVAERDDNGEVVGCGALHVMWEDLAEVRTLAVKQGLKGAGVGHQLLEKLLHTARWLGVRRVFCLTFEVDFFGKHGFVEIGETPVDTDVRAELLRSYDEGVAEFLGLERVKPNTLGNSRMLLHL, from the coding sequence ATGTCAGCAGAGAGCGCGTCCGCCCGGAGCCCCGAAGTCAGCGCAAAAGCCATCACCGTCCGGCGGGCCCGCACCAGCGATGTCCAGGCGGTACGCAGCCTCCTTGACGAGTACGTCCAGCGACGCATCCTGCTCGACAAAGCCACGGTGACGCTTTACGAGGACATCCAGGAGTTCTGGGTCGCCGAACGGGACGACAACGGCGAGGTCGTCGGCTGCGGCGCACTGCACGTGATGTGGGAAGACCTCGCGGAAGTTCGTACTCTCGCGGTGAAGCAGGGCCTGAAGGGTGCCGGTGTCGGCCATCAGTTGCTGGAGAAGTTGCTGCACACCGCTCGCTGGCTCGGTGTTCGGCGTGTTTTCTGTCTGACCTTCGAAGTGGACTTCTTCGGCAAGCACGGCTTCGTCGAGATCGGCGAGACGCCCGTTGACACCGATGTCCGCGCGGAGCTGTTGCGTTCCTATGACGAGGGTGTCGCGGAGTTCCTGGGTCTCGAACGAGTGAAACCGAACACCTTGGGCAACAGCCGGATGCTTCTGCATCTGTGA